GGCCTATCTGGTGCGCCGCCTGCTGGAGAACGGCGCCAACACCTCCTTCGTCAACCGCATCGTCGACGAGAAGGCGCCACTGGACGACCTGATCGCCGATCCGGCGAGCCGCGTGCGCCGGCTGCTGCACAAGCCCCATCCGCATATCCCGCTGCCGCGCGATCTCTTCGGCCCTGAACGCAAGAATTCCAAGGGCATCGACCTGACCGACCTGGCCGAGCTCCTGCCGCTCGACCGCGCCATGGGCCAAGTGGTGAAGGAGACGCATCAGGCGGCCCCCATCGTCGGCGGCCGCGCCCGCAGCGGCAATGCGCGCCCGATCCTCAATCCCGCCGATCTGCGCCGCACCGTCGGCCAGGTGGTGGAGGCGGGCGCGCCCGAGCTCGATGAAGCCCTGGCGCGCGCCTCGCGCGCGCATGAGGACTGGTCGCGCACGCCGGCCGAAACCCGCGCGCTATGTCTCGACCGCGCCGCCGACCTGATGGAGGCGGAGCTGCCGCGGCTGATGGGGCTCGCCATCGCCGAGGCCGGCAAGACCGTGCCGGACGCGCTGGCCGAGGTGCGCGAGGCGGTCGATTTCTGCCGCTACTACGCGGCCCGGGCGCGGGCCGACTTCGCGCAGCCGCTGCGGCTGCCGGGCCCGACCGGCGAGCGCAACGAGCTGCGCTTCGCGGGCCGCGGCGTCTTCGCCTGCATATCGCCCTGGAATTTCCCGCTCGCGATCTTCTCGGGCCAGGTGACGGCGGCGCTGGTCAGCGGCAATTGCGTCATCGCCAAGCCCGCCGAGCAGACGCCGCTGATCGCGGCCGCCGCCGTGCGGATCCTGCATCAGGCGGGCATTCCGGCCGATGTGCTGCATCTCCTGCCGGGCGATGGCGAGAAGGTCGGCGCGCCCTTGGTAGCCGACCCGCGCGTCGCTGGCGTCGCCTTCACCGGTTCGACCGAGGTGGCGCGCGGGATCAACCGCGCGCTCGCGGCCAAGGACGGGCCGATCGTGCCGCTGATCGCCGAGACCGGCGGTCAGAACGCGATGATCGTGGATTCCTCGGCGCTGCCGGAGCAGGTGGTGCGCGACGTGCTGATCTCGGGGCTGCAGAGTGCCGGCCAGCGCTGCTCGGCCCTGCGCGTGCTCTTCGTGCAGCAGGACATCGCGCCCAAGCTCGAGAAGATGCTGGCGGGCGCAATGGAGGAGCTCAAGGTCGGCGATCCGGCGCTGCTGGAGACCGATATCGGACCCGTCATCGACGAGGGCGCGAAGCAGATGCTCGAAGCCCATGCCCAGCGCATGGGTCGGGAGAGCCGGCTGCTCTATGAAATGAAGCTCGGCCAGGACCTGCCGCCCGGCCATTACTTCGCGCCCCGCGCCTATGTGCTCGATTCCCTGTCGCGCCTGACGCGCGAGGTGTTCGGGCCGGTGCTCCATATCGTCCATTGGCGTGCCGACCAGCTCGACGAGGTGATCGACGCGATCAACGCCACCGGCTACGGCCTGACGCTCGGCGTCCATAGCCGCATCGATTCCACCCAGCGCCGCGTCTGGGAACGGGTCAGGGCCGGCAACACCTATGTGAACCGCAATATGATCGGTGCCGTGGTCGGCGTGCAGCCCTTCGGCGGCGAAGGCCTGTCGGGCACCGGCCCCAAGGCCGGCGGCCCGCATTATCTCCATCGCTTCGCGGTCGAGCGGACGCTCACCATCGACACCACGGCCGCGGGCGGCAATGCCTCGCTGCTGTCGCTGGCGGAAGAGGGCTAGGACCGGCGACATCTTCGCCAGAAGGTGATGCGGGATAGCCATGACGAGGGGCCAGGCTCGACGGATCCTCGCGCCGCTGCTGGCGCTGATCCTCGCCGCGGTCATGGCCGTCTGGATCGTTCCGCCACTGATCCAGCGGTTGAAGTCGGCCTTTCCACCCGCCTTCGAACATTCGCCCACCGGCTTCGCGGCGGCCACGATCGCACGGGGCGCGGTGCTCTTTCCCGTGCAATGCGCCCGTTGCCATGGCGCGACCGGCCGGGGCGACGGCCCGGATGCGAAAGCCCTGCCGGTCCCGCCGGCGGACCTGACCGCACAGCATCTCTGGAACCATAGCGATCGCGAGCTGTTCGGCTGGCTGTCGCAAGGGATCGAACGGCCGCAAGGCACGGTCGTCATGCCGGGCTTCGCCGATGTTCTTCCGGAATCCGATCTTTGGGCGTTGATCGATTTCCTGCGCGCCCACAATGCCGGCGCGGTGTTCGGCGCAACCGGGCAATGGCCTCATGCCCTCCTGGCGCCGGATTTCGCCGCGACTTGCGCCGGCGGGGGCAGGATCACGCTGTCGGATCTCAAGGACAAGGCCGCGCTCATCGTCGCGCTGCGGTCGGACGAGACGGATCTGCCGCCTCTGCCGGAAGCGCTGGCGGCCCGGCTGGTTGTGATTGCGCTGGCGCGAGATCGCCAGATCGAGGAGACCGGCGGTCTTTGCGTTGCCGACGATCCCGCCGCCTGGACGGCCTATGCGGTCATCGCCGGTGTCGACGGGGAGTCCCTGGGAGGAATGCAGTTCCTCGCCGATCCGCAAGGCTGGCTGCGCGCGGTCTGGAAATCGGGGGAGCCGCTTGCCTGGAGCGATCCGGGAGCGCTGGCGGCCAGGATCGAGGCGTTTCGCGGCGATCGGGTTTCGGCGGAGGCGGGGCTGCCGCTTCAGCGCTGACGCGTCGTCAGGCGCGACCGATGGCCCGGTGGCGGATGAAGGCGTCGATCGACCAGCGGCCGGGGCCGCGCAGCAGCAGATAGAGCAGGGGACCGGCCCAGAGCAGATGGTCCGGATAATTCTCCGGATAGACGAAGGTCTGGATCACCAGCGTCTGCGCCAGCAGGGCCGCCGCGGCGGGTCGCGTCAGAACGCCCAGCACGAGGAGTATGGGGCAGGTCAGTTCGAGGCTCGTGGCAAGATAGGCGGCGAGCTCGGGCGGCAGGATCGGAACCCGGTATTCCTCGCTGAACAAGGTGAGGGTGGTGGGATTGCCGAAGGGCAGCTTGGTCAGGCCGGAGCGCCAGAAGGCGAGCGCGACGCCGAGGCGCAGCACCAGCTCCGGCAATGCCAGAGGCACTCGTTCGAGCCATTCGATGAGCGAACGCGCCGCGACGGCAACGCCGCCGGCCGGCCGGTGATCTGACACGATGGGGACTCGCATTCCGGAATTCGACGGAGAGGCTCTCCGTCACGCAAGGGAGCTGCGGTCCGAGGAAGGGCATCGCCCTTCGACGGACCGCAGGAATCTTCAGGCCGTTATCGGACGCCAATGCATTGAAGGCATCGTCACATCGGCTGCATCATGCCGCCGACGATCTTGCTGCAGGTGCCCGCGGGCACATAGATCCAGGAGGCCGGGTCGCCGGCCTTGGTCGAGCTGCCGGCGCAGGAATGGGTGGCCGTCTGGCAGTCGTTCTTGCCGGCCTGCGCGATGCCGTAGCATTTCTCGTTCTTGAAATCGGGCACAGCGGCGGGACCGGCCTTGGCGCTGCTGAGGAGCGCGAGGGTGATAGCGCCGGCGATGGTGGTTGCGGTTACGATTCTTGCCTTCATGTGGGCGTCTCCTTGTTGGGGTTGGCGATGGCCAGAGGATGACCATCGGATTTGATTCACACTACTCACGTTCGCTTGATTTTTCTGTCATCGGGCAGCGAATGAGGCGCCGGAAGGCAAGCTCTCGAAGAGTTGAAGCCGCGTGCCGGCTGCCTCGAGCGTCTCCGGCACGATGGGCGCCGTCATGCATAAATGTTATCGCCGCATCACGGGCTCTTCGTGCCACCGGTTCTTTCCGCTTCCCGCAGGCGCGCGTTCTCCGCTTCCAGAACTTCGATGCGCTCGTCGCGTTCCTGCAGTGCCGCAGCAACATCGGTGGCCTCGAAGCGCTGCGGAATATGTTGCGGGCAGTTCGAATCCCAGGCGGAAACGGTGAAGAGGATCGCCTGCTCGGGACGCGCCCTATAACCTTGCGGCATCAACTTGGCGATCAGCTCGGCATCGTCTTCGACCACGCGGGCCTCGCCCCAGATCTTGATGCGTCGCCGGTGGGCGTAGTCGATGAGGAAGAGCTGGGCCTTGGGATTCTCGGCGAGGTTGCCTTGCGTGATGTACTGCCGGTTGCCGGCGAAGTCGGCGAACCCGATGGTCCGGTCGTCCAGCACCTTCAGGAACCCGGGCGGGCCGCCGCGATGCTGGATGTAGGGCTGGCCCTGGCTGTTGGCGGTGGCGAGGAAGACGCTGGTCTGCGCGCCGATGAATTCGGCCAGGTCGGGCGTCACCCGAGTCTGCCAGGCGCCCTGCTCTTCGATGCGCGCATAGGACCGCCGGGAACCCTTGCGCGTCTGGATGTTCTTCACGGCCGGCGAGAAGGCGACATCGCTGGAATAGACCCGGTCGGTGTTCATGGTTGCCTCCTTGGTATCGAGACATTATTGCGCCAGACGATTCTGGATCCTGGCGAGACCGGCCTCGGCGCAGATCTCGTCGTTCTGCCCGCCCGGAGCGCCGCCGACGCCGATGGCAGCGACGATCTCGCCTTTGACTTTCACGGCGACCGCACCCGGCAGCAGAAAGATATTGGGCAGGGATGCGTAGGCCGATGCGTAGGGATTGGTCTTGAGCTTCTCCACCCAGTCGCCCAAGCGGTCGAAACCGAAGATCGGTCCGAATGTCACCGTCGTATAGGCCTTGCGGAAGCTTGCATCCTTGGTATGGACGGTGCTGCCGTCGCCTTTCGCCTGGAGCTTCACATCGCCGGCGCTGTCGACGACGGAGACGCTCACATGCCATCCATGTTCGCCGCAAACCCGCACGGATTCCGCCGCCGCCTCCATCGCGAGGTCGAGGCTCAAGGCGTTACCGGCAATCTGGGTCTGCGCCACCGCCGCTGTGGGCGTGAATAGAGGCGAGGCAAGGAAACCGGCGAGCGACAGGGCCGCGGCGACCCGTGTCGTGCGGCGCGCTTCACTGAGAGCCATCGGCCGCTCCTGTCTTCACATGGGGCTCCGGAGACGGTCGAGGAACGCCAGGATCTCGGCCGCGATCTCGGGCCCATGCGTCTCCAGCGCGAAATGCCCGGCATCGAAGCCGCGAATCTCGGCGGTTGGCACCAGGGTCTTGAAGAAGTCCCGCCCCTGGATGGTGAAGATCGGGTCGTTGTCGCCCCATGCCACGAGGATCGGCGGCTGCGCGGCCCTCAGATATCTCTGCCAATCGGGATAGCGGGCGATGTTGTCCTTGTACTGGTAAAGCAGCTCCAGCTGGATCTTGTCGCTGCCCGGCCGGTCCAAAAGGGCCTGATCGAAGAGCCACGCATCCGGATTGATCCGATCCACCCGCGTTGCGCC
The nucleotide sequence above comes from Hypericibacter terrae. Encoded proteins:
- the putA gene encoding bifunctional proline dehydrogenase/L-glutamate gamma-semialdehyde dehydrogenase PutA, with translation MIFRDPPEAAGPLRQRLREIYRADEADCVERLLIAASLPTDMLDRIATRARNLVQEVRSRRVGQGGLDAFLHEYELSSREGVVLMCLAEALLRIPDAETADRLIKDKLADADWEKHLGSSDSMFVNASTWALMLTGRVMRLERGGSDLAGVLKRLVSRSGEPVIRQAVMQAMRILGRQFVMGRNIEEALERARVLEKKGFRYSYDMLGESARTMADAERYDQAYQQAIRAIGAAAKGKGPIESPGISVKLSALHPRYEFAKSTRIMTELVPRLAKLARMAKDVGIGFTVDAEEAERLDLSLDVIEAVAGDPTLKGWNGFGLAIQAYQKRCFDLIDWLADMARRHQRRLMVRLVKGAYWDSEVKQSQERGLPGYPVFTRKLSTDLSYIACARKLLAEPVCFYPQFATHNAHTLAAVLEMAGNSTDFEFQRLHGMGDALYEEVAPPETLGRAVRIYAPVGSHEDLLAYLVRRLLENGANTSFVNRIVDEKAPLDDLIADPASRVRRLLHKPHPHIPLPRDLFGPERKNSKGIDLTDLAELLPLDRAMGQVVKETHQAAPIVGGRARSGNARPILNPADLRRTVGQVVEAGAPELDEALARASRAHEDWSRTPAETRALCLDRAADLMEAELPRLMGLAIAEAGKTVPDALAEVREAVDFCRYYAARARADFAQPLRLPGPTGERNELRFAGRGVFACISPWNFPLAIFSGQVTAALVSGNCVIAKPAEQTPLIAAAAVRILHQAGIPADVLHLLPGDGEKVGAPLVADPRVAGVAFTGSTEVARGINRALAAKDGPIVPLIAETGGQNAMIVDSSALPEQVVRDVLISGLQSAGQRCSALRVLFVQQDIAPKLEKMLAGAMEELKVGDPALLETDIGPVIDEGAKQMLEAHAQRMGRESRLLYEMKLGQDLPPGHYFAPRAYVLDSLSRLTREVFGPVLHIVHWRADQLDEVIDAINATGYGLTLGVHSRIDSTQRRVWERVRAGNTYVNRNMIGAVVGVQPFGGEGLSGTGPKAGGPHYLHRFAVERTLTIDTTAAGGNASLLSLAEEG
- a CDS encoding c-type cytochrome, whose translation is MTRGQARRILAPLLALILAAVMAVWIVPPLIQRLKSAFPPAFEHSPTGFAAATIARGAVLFPVQCARCHGATGRGDGPDAKALPVPPADLTAQHLWNHSDRELFGWLSQGIERPQGTVVMPGFADVLPESDLWALIDFLRAHNAGAVFGATGQWPHALLAPDFAATCAGGGRITLSDLKDKAALIVALRSDETDLPPLPEALAARLVVIALARDRQIEETGGLCVADDPAAWTAYAVIAGVDGESLGGMQFLADPQGWLRAVWKSGEPLAWSDPGALAARIEAFRGDRVSAEAGLPLQR
- a CDS encoding DoxX family protein; amino-acid sequence: MSDHRPAGGVAVAARSLIEWLERVPLALPELVLRLGVALAFWRSGLTKLPFGNPTTLTLFSEEYRVPILPPELAAYLATSLELTCPILLVLGVLTRPAAAALLAQTLVIQTFVYPENYPDHLLWAGPLLYLLLRGPGRWSIDAFIRHRAIGRA
- a CDS encoding BufA1 family periplasmic bufferin-type metallophore; this encodes MKARIVTATTIAGAITLALLSSAKAGPAAVPDFKNEKCYGIAQAGKNDCQTATHSCAGSSTKAGDPASWIYVPAGTCSKIVGGMMQPM
- a CDS encoding pyridoxamine 5'-phosphate oxidase family protein, encoding MNTDRVYSSDVAFSPAVKNIQTRKGSRRSYARIEEQGAWQTRVTPDLAEFIGAQTSVFLATANSQGQPYIQHRGGPPGFLKVLDDRTIGFADFAGNRQYITQGNLAENPKAQLFLIDYAHRRRIKIWGEARVVEDDAELIAKLMPQGYRARPEQAILFTVSAWDSNCPQHIPQRFEATDVAAALQERDERIEVLEAENARLREAERTGGTKSP
- a CDS encoding GlcG/HbpS family heme-binding protein → MALSEARRTTRVAAALSLAGFLASPLFTPTAAVAQTQIAGNALSLDLAMEAAAESVRVCGEHGWHVSVSVVDSAGDVKLQAKGDGSTVHTKDASFRKAYTTVTFGPIFGFDRLGDWVEKLKTNPYASAYASLPNIFLLPGAVAVKVKGEIVAAIGVGGAPGGQNDEICAEAGLARIQNRLAQ